The following proteins are encoded in a genomic region of Hoeflea phototrophica DFL-43:
- the ggt gene encoding gamma-glutamyltransferase produces the protein MTRPMFHPLTALATASLIALAPVAATAQEAAIFSRMDAVHPVWAKSAMVSVQEAVAAEVGLQVLKEGGNAVDAGVAVALALAVTLPRAGNLGGGGFMMVHDTESGETKAIDYREMAPASATRDMYLDAEGNADTTLSRFHGLAVGVPGTVAGMQLALETYGTMTLEQAAAPAIKLAEDGIVVTADLADSLKALEKRLKTWPASATIFFKEDGSFYEPGDLIKQPDLAATLKTIAAEGPDGFYKGEVAEKIAASVQEAGGSMTVEDLANYKAVIREPVSGTYRGHEIVSMPPPSSGGTHIIQILNVMEGYPIGFLGHNSSDTIHLMAEAMKRAYADRSEYLGDPDFTDVPVKALTSKDYAAKIRNGISLNRATPSDTIKPGKLAPYESGQTTHFSIVDKDGNAVSNTYTLNFSYGSGMTAAGTGVLLNNEMDDFSAKSGVPNAYGLIGGDANAVEPGKRPLSSMSPTIVLKDGKPFLVTGSPGGSRIITTTLQVISNMIDHGMNVAEATNASRIHHQWLPDEIRVEDGGLSRDTVAALEAKGHKTVVKSVMGSTQSIHVDAEKGLLLGASDPRRTGSATVGY, from the coding sequence ATGACACGCCCGATGTTCCACCCGCTCACAGCCCTCGCCACAGCCAGCCTGATTGCGCTTGCGCCCGTTGCCGCAACCGCGCAGGAGGCGGCGATCTTTTCGCGTATGGATGCGGTGCATCCGGTCTGGGCGAAATCGGCCATGGTCTCGGTGCAGGAGGCAGTGGCGGCCGAAGTCGGGCTTCAGGTGCTCAAGGAGGGTGGCAACGCGGTGGACGCCGGCGTCGCCGTGGCACTGGCGCTGGCCGTCACCCTGCCCCGCGCCGGAAACCTTGGCGGCGGCGGCTTCATGATGGTGCATGACACCGAGAGCGGCGAGACCAAGGCGATCGATTACCGCGAGATGGCGCCGGCAAGCGCGACGCGCGACATGTATCTCGACGCCGAGGGCAATGCCGACACTACTCTGTCGCGCTTTCACGGCCTCGCCGTCGGCGTGCCCGGCACCGTCGCCGGCATGCAGCTGGCGCTCGAGACCTACGGCACCATGACGCTTGAACAGGCCGCGGCCCCGGCGATCAAACTGGCTGAAGACGGCATCGTGGTCACCGCCGATCTGGCCGACAGCCTCAAGGCGCTCGAAAAGCGGCTGAAGACCTGGCCGGCCTCGGCCACAATCTTCTTCAAAGAAGATGGCAGCTTCTATGAGCCCGGCGATCTGATCAAACAGCCCGATCTCGCCGCAACGCTGAAGACAATCGCGGCGGAAGGCCCCGATGGTTTCTACAAGGGAGAGGTGGCAGAGAAGATCGCAGCATCGGTGCAAGAAGCCGGCGGATCAATGACGGTCGAGGATCTGGCGAACTACAAGGCGGTCATCCGCGAGCCGGTCAGCGGCACCTATCGCGGCCACGAGATCGTCTCGATGCCGCCGCCAAGCTCGGGCGGCACCCACATCATCCAGATCCTCAATGTGATGGAAGGCTACCCGATCGGCTTCCTCGGGCACAATTCGTCGGACACCATTCACCTGATGGCGGAAGCCATGAAGCGCGCCTATGCCGACCGCTCGGAATATCTGGGCGACCCGGATTTTACCGACGTGCCGGTCAAGGCCCTGACCTCGAAGGACTATGCGGCGAAGATCCGCAACGGCATCAGCCTCAACCGCGCCACCCCGTCAGACACGATAAAGCCCGGCAAACTGGCGCCATACGAGAGCGGCCAGACCACGCATTTCTCCATCGTGGACAAGGACGGCAACGCCGTGTCCAACACCTACACGCTGAATTTCTCCTATGGCTCGGGCATGACGGCGGCGGGAACAGGCGTGCTGCTCAACAACGAGATGGATGATTTTTCCGCCAAATCAGGCGTGCCGAACGCCTACGGCCTGATCGGCGGCGACGCCAATGCGGTGGAACCGGGCAAGCGGCCGCTGTCCTCGATGAGCCCGACCATCGTGCTGAAAGACGGCAAGCCATTCCTGGTCACCGGCAGCCCCGGCGGCTCGCGCATCATCACCACCACGCTGCAGGTGATTTCCAACATGATCGACCACGGCATGAATGTCGCCGAAGCCACCAATGCCTCGCGCATCCACCACCAATGGCTGCCCGATGAAATCCGCGTCGAGGATGGCGGCTTGAGCCGCGACACGGTGGCCGCGCTTGAGGCCAAGGGTCACAAGACTGTGGTCAAGAGCGTGATGGGCTCGACGCAATCGATCCATGTCGATGCGGAAAAGGGGCTGTTGCTGGGGGCATCGGACCCGCGCCGCACAGGATCAGCGACGGTGGGGTATTGA